A single genomic interval of Streptococcus oralis subsp. dentisani harbors:
- a CDS encoding dihydroorotate dehydrogenase electron transfer subunit, with amino-acid sequence MNPTCKKRLGTIRLETMKVVAQEEIAPAIFELVLEGEMVEAMRAGQFLHLRVPDDAHLLRRPISISSIDKANKQCHLIYRIEGSGTAIFSTLSQGDTLDVMGPQGNGFDLSDLDDQNRVLLVGGGIGVPPLLEVAKELHARGVKVVTVLGFANKDAVILETELAQYGQVFVTTDDGSYGIKGNVSVIINDLENQFDAVYSCGAPGMMKYINQRFHDHPRAYLSLESRMACGMGACYACVLKVPDSETVSQRVCEDGPVFRTGTVVL; translated from the coding sequence ATGAATCCCACATGTAAGAAGCGTTTGGGTACCATTCGTTTGGAAACCATGAAGGTGGTTGCTCAGGAGGAAATCGCGCCGGCAATCTTTGAATTAGTCCTAGAAGGGGAGATGGTTGAAGCCATGCGAGCAGGTCAATTTCTCCATCTGCGCGTGCCTGATGATGCCCATCTCTTGCGCCGTCCTATTTCAATTTCATCTATTGACAAGGCAAACAAGCAGTGTCATCTTATTTATCGGATAGAGGGGTCTGGGACTGCTATTTTTTCAACATTAAGTCAGGGTGATACTCTTGATGTGATGGGGCCTCAGGGAAATGGTTTTGACTTGTCTGACTTGGACGACCAGAACCGAGTTCTCCTCGTTGGTGGTGGGATTGGTGTTCCACCCTTGCTCGAGGTAGCCAAGGAATTGCATGCGCGTGGTGTGAAAGTAGTAACAGTTCTCGGTTTTGCTAACAAGGATGCTGTTATTCTCGAAACGGAATTGGCCCAATATGGTCAGGTCTTTGTAACGACCGATGATGGTTCTTATGGCATTAAGGGAAATGTGTCAGTCATCATCAATGACTTAGAAAATCAGTTTGACGCCGTCTACTCATGTGGAGCTCCAGGAATGATGAAGTATATCAATCAAAGATTTCATGATCACCCAAGAGCCTATCTATCTTTGGAATCTCGTATGGCTTGTGGAATGGGGGCCTGCTATGCCTGTGTCTTAAAAGTGCCAGATAGTGAGACGGTCAGCCAACGCGTCTGTGAAGATGGCCCTGTTTTCCGTACAGGAACAGTTGTATTATAA
- a CDS encoding VOC family protein produces the protein MASKMLHTCLRVENLEKSIAFYQDAFGFKELRRKDFPDYAFTIVYLGLEGDDYELELTYNYDHGPYVVGDGFAHIALSTPDLEALHQEHSAKGYEVTEPKGLPGTPPNYYFVKDPDGYKVEVIREK, from the coding sequence ATGGCTTCAAAAATGCTACACACCTGCTTGCGAGTAGAAAACCTTGAAAAATCAATCGCCTTCTATCAAGATGCTTTTGGTTTTAAAGAATTGCGTCGCAAGGATTTTCCAGATTATGCCTTCACCATTGTCTATCTAGGACTTGAGGGTGATGACTACGAGTTGGAATTGACCTATAACTATGACCACGGCCCTTACGTGGTAGGAGATGGCTTTGCCCATATCGCCCTCAGCACACCTGACCTTGAGGCTCTTCATCAAGAACATAGTGCCAAAGGCTATGAGGTTACAGAGCCCAAAGGCCTACCAGGAACCCCACCAAACTATTACTTTGTCAAGGATCCTGACGGCTACAAGGTCGAAGTCATTCGTGAAAAATAA
- the rplT gene encoding 50S ribosomal protein L20: MARVKGGVVSRKRRKRILKLAKGYYGAKHILFRTAKEQVMNSYYYAYRDRRQKKRDFRKLWITRINAAARMNGLSYSQLMHGLKLAEIEVNRKMLADLAVNDAAAFTALADAAKAKLGK; this comes from the coding sequence ATGGCACGTGTTAAAGGTGGCGTTGTATCACGCAAACGTCGTAAACGTATTCTTAAATTAGCAAAAGGTTACTATGGAGCTAAACACATCTTGTTCCGTACTGCAAAAGAACAAGTAATGAACTCTTACTACTATGCATACCGTGACCGTCGTCAGAAAAAACGTGACTTCCGTAAATTGTGGATCACTCGTATCAATGCGGCAGCTCGTATGAACGGACTTTCTTACTCACAATTGATGCATGGTTTGAAATTGGCTGAAATCGAAGTTAACCGTAAAATGCTTGCTGACTTGGCTGTTAACGATGCAGCAGCTTTCACAGCTCTTGCAGATGCAGCTAAAGCAAAACTTGGTAAATAA
- the rpmI gene encoding 50S ribosomal protein L35, whose protein sequence is MPKQKTHRASAKRFKRTGSGGLKRFRAYTSHRFHGKTKKQRRHLRKASMVHSGDFKRIKAMLTRLK, encoded by the coding sequence ATGCCAAAACAAAAAACACACCGCGCATCAGCTAAACGTTTCAAACGTACAGGTTCTGGTGGACTTAAACGTTTCCGTGCTTACACTTCTCACCGTTTCCACGGAAAAACTAAGAAACAACGTCGTCATCTTCGTAAAGCATCTATGGTGCATTCAGGAGATTTCAAACGTATCAAAGCAATGCTTACTCGCTTGAAATAA
- the infC gene encoding translation initiation factor IF-3, which translates to MKTIAKQDLFINDEIRVREVRLIGLEGEQLGIKPLSEAQALADSANVDLVLIQPQAKPPVAKIMDYGKFKFEYQKKQKEQRKKQSVVTVKEVRLSPTIDKGDFDTKLRNARKFLEKGNKVKVSIRFKGRMITHKEIGAKVLAEFAEATQDIAIIEQRAKMDGRQMFMQLAPATDKK; encoded by the coding sequence GTGAAAACCATAGCAAAGCAAGACTTATTCATCAATGATGAAATTCGTGTACGTGAAGTTCGCTTGATCGGTCTTGAGGGAGAACAGCTAGGCATCAAGCCACTCAGCGAAGCGCAAGCATTGGCTGATAGTGCAAATGTTGACTTAGTATTGATTCAACCCCAAGCAAAACCGCCTGTTGCTAAAATTATGGACTACGGTAAGTTCAAATTTGAGTACCAGAAAAAGCAAAAAGAACAACGTAAAAAACAAAGTGTTGTTACTGTGAAAGAAGTTCGTCTGAGTCCAACTATTGACAAGGGAGACTTTGACACAAAACTTCGCAATGCACGTAAATTCCTTGAAAAAGGAAATAAAGTTAAGGTATCTATTCGCTTTAAAGGGCGTATGATCACCCATAAAGAGATTGGTGCAAAAGTTTTAGCCGAGTTTGCTGAAGCAACACAAGATATTGCCATCATCGAACAACGAGCTAAGATGGATGGACGCCAAATGTTCATGCAGTTGGCGCCAGCAACTGACAAAAAATAG
- a CDS encoding ABC transporter permease encodes MKDISLFLLKKVFKSRLNWIILLLFASVLGVTFYLNSRTANSVSLENRLETRIAANERAINENEEKLSQMSDTSSEEYQFAKENLDIQKNLLTQKKEIVALLKEGRWKEAYYLQWQDEEKRYEIVSKESTSDSDFKMAVDRERKTYQALYPLNIKAHNLDYPTHGIDQILWILEAIIPTLFVIAIIFMLTQLFAERYQNNLDTAQLYPFSKVTFALSSLGVGVSYVTVLFIGICGFSLLVGSLISGFGQLDYPYPFYSLTNQEVTIGKIQDVLFPSLLLTFLAFIVIVEVVYLIAYFFKQKMPVLFLSLIGIVGLLFGIQTIQPLQSIAHLIPFTYLRSVEILSGRLPKQINNVDLNCSMGIVLLSCLIILLLVGILFIERWGSSRKKEVFNRS; translated from the coding sequence ATGAAAGATATTAGCCTATTTTTGTTAAAGAAAGTTTTCAAAAGTCGCTTAAACTGGATTATCTTACTTTTATTTGCATCTGTACTCGGTGTTACCTTTTATTTAAATAGTCGGACTGCAAACTCAGTCAGCTTGGAGAATCGGTTGGAAACTCGTATTGCAGCCAACGAGAGAGCTATCAATGAAAATGAAGAGAAACTCTCCCAAATGTCTGACACCAGCTCGGAGGAATATCAGTTTGCTAAAGAAAATTTAGACATACAAAAAAATCTTTTGACTCAAAAGAAAGAAATTGTGGCTTTGTTAAAAGAAGGACGCTGGAAAGAAGCCTACTATTTGCAGTGGCAAGATGAGGAAAAGCGTTATGAAATTGTATCGAAGGAATCGACTTCTGACTCTGACTTTAAAATGGCGGTTGACCGCGAACGAAAGACTTACCAAGCCCTGTATCCCTTGAACATAAAAGCCCACAATTTAGATTATCCGACTCACGGGATTGATCAGATTCTCTGGATTTTAGAGGCTATCATCCCAACCTTGTTTGTGATTGCTATTATTTTTATGCTAACACAACTGTTCGCAGAAAGATATCAAAATAATCTCGACACAGCTCAGTTGTATCCTTTTTCAAAAGTGACATTTGCCTTGTCTTCTCTTGGAGTTGGGGTGAGCTATGTAACCGTGCTGTTTATCGGAATCTGTGGATTTTCTCTTCTAGTGGGAAGTCTGATAAGTGGTTTTGGACAGTTAGATTATCCCTACCCGTTCTATAGCTTAACCAATCAAGAGGTGACTATTGGGAAGATACAAGATGTGTTATTTCCTAGTTTGCTCTTAACTTTCTTGGCTTTTATTGTCATTGTGGAAGTCGTCTACTTGATTGCTTACTTTTTCAAGCAAAAAATGCCTGTCCTCTTTCTTTCCCTCATCGGGATTGTTGGCTTATTGTTTGGTATCCAAACGATCCAGCCTCTTCAGAGTATTGCACATCTGATTCCCTTTACTTACTTGCGTTCAGTGGAGATTTTATCTGGAAGATTACCTAAGCAGATTAATAATGTAGATTTAAATTGTAGCATGGGTATTGTCTTACTTTCTTGCCTGATTATTCTTTTGTTAGTGGGGATTCTATTTATCGAAAGATGGGGAAGTTCACGTAAAAAAGAAGTTTTTAATAGGTCTTAG
- a CDS encoding ATP-binding cassette domain-containing protein translates to MLTLTHVTLKTRQVILQDADFTFKKGRIYGLLAINGSGKTTLFRAISKLLPLSSGHIAASPSLFYYESVEWLDGNLSGMDYLRLIKNIWKSGLNLSDEIAYWEMSDYISLPIRKYSLGMKQRLVIAMYFLSQAKCWLMDEVTNGLDEYYRQKFFDRLAQINRQEQLVLLSSHYKEELVEICDSMVTIRQGQIEEVPL, encoded by the coding sequence ATGTTAACTCTTACTCATGTTACCTTAAAAACGCGACAAGTCATCTTGCAAGATGCGGATTTCACCTTTAAAAAGGGTAGGATTTATGGCCTTCTTGCTATCAATGGCTCGGGAAAGACGACACTGTTCCGAGCTATTAGCAAGCTGCTTCCCCTTAGTAGTGGACATATCGCAGCCTCTCCTTCTTTGTTTTATTATGAGAGTGTTGAATGGCTGGATGGAAACTTAAGTGGGATGGACTACCTTCGTCTCATAAAGAACATCTGGAAGTCAGGCCTGAACTTGAGTGATGAAATCGCCTATTGGGAAATGTCTGACTATATCAGCCTTCCTATTCGTAAGTATTCCTTAGGGATGAAGCAACGCTTGGTGATTGCCATGTATTTCCTCAGTCAGGCGAAATGCTGGCTCATGGATGAGGTAACAAACGGTTTAGACGAATATTATCGACAGAAGTTTTTTGATAGGCTGGCACAAATCAATAGACAAGAACAGCTGGTTCTTTTGAGTTCCCACTACAAAGAGGAGTTGGTGGAGATTTGCGATAGCATGGTAACCATTCGTCAGGGGCAGATAGAAGAGGTTCCGTTATGA
- a CDS encoding DNA internalization-related competence protein ComEC/Rec2, with product MLQWIKSLPIPLIYLGFLLLWLYYAIFSVSYLALLGFVFLLLCLFHQFPWKSAGKVLAICGAFGFWFLFQAWQQSQASQNLADSVERVRILPDTIKVNGDSLSFRGKADGRTFQVYYKLQSEEEKEQFQALTDIYEIELEGKLSEPEGQRNFGGFDYQAYLKTQGIYQTLTIKRIKSLKQVRSWDIGENLSSLRRKAVVWIKTHFPDPMRNYMTGLLLGHLDTDFEEMNELYSSLGIIHLFALSGMQVGFFMDAFKKLLLRLGLTQEKLKWLTYPFSLIYAGLTGFSTSVIRSLLQKLLAQHGVKGLDNFALTVLVLFIIMPNFFLTAGGVLSCAYAFILTMTSKEGEGLKAVARESLVISLGILPILSFYFAEFQPWSILLTFVFPFLFDLIFLPLLSILFAFSFVYPAVQFNLIFEWLEGIIRLVSQMASRPLVFGQPNAWLLILLLVSLALVYDMRKNIKRLAGFSLFIVGLFFLTKYPLENEITMLDVGQGESIFLRDVTGKTILIDVGGKAESDKKIESWQKKVTTSNAQKTLIPYLKSRGVAKIDQLILTNTDKEHVGDLLEVTKAFHVGEILVSKGSLTQKEFVAELQATKIKVRSVTAGENLPIFGSQLEVLSPREIGEADADDSLVLHGKLLDKHFLFTGNLKGKGEKELLKQYPDIEVDVLKAGQHGAKTSSNPVFLEKLKPEITLISVGKNSRAKLPHQETLTRLESIKSKIYRTDQQGAIRFKGWNSWRMESVR from the coding sequence ATGTTACAGTGGATTAAGAGTCTTCCTATCCCCTTAATCTATCTGGGTTTTCTATTACTTTGGCTTTACTATGCCATTTTCTCAGTATCTTATCTTGCTTTACTAGGCTTTGTTTTTTTGCTGCTCTGTCTCTTTCATCAATTTCCTTGGAAATCTGCAGGCAAAGTTTTAGCGATTTGTGGAGCCTTTGGCTTTTGGTTTCTGTTTCAAGCTTGGCAGCAGAGTCAAGCTAGTCAAAACCTAGCGGATTCTGTTGAGAGGGTACGAATTTTGCCAGATACCATCAAGGTCAATGGAGATAGTCTGTCCTTTAGGGGCAAGGCCGACGGCCGTACTTTCCAAGTCTACTATAAACTCCAGTCCGAGGAGGAGAAAGAGCAATTTCAGGCCTTGACAGATATTTATGAGATAGAACTAGAAGGAAAACTGTCCGAGCCAGAAGGCCAGAGAAATTTTGGTGGATTTGACTACCAAGCCTATCTGAAGACTCAGGGGATTTACCAGACACTAACTATCAAGAGAATCAAGTCACTTAAACAGGTTCGCAGTTGGGATATAGGAGAAAATCTGTCCAGTTTACGTCGAAAGGCTGTAGTTTGGATCAAGACGCACTTTCCAGATCCTATGCGGAACTACATGACGGGGCTTTTGCTAGGACATCTGGATACGGACTTTGAGGAGATGAATGAGCTTTATTCTAGTCTAGGGATTATCCATCTCTTTGCCTTGTCTGGTATGCAGGTGGGCTTTTTCATGGATGCCTTTAAGAAACTCCTATTACGATTGGGCTTGACTCAAGAAAAGTTGAAGTGGCTAACTTATCCTTTTTCCCTTATCTATGCAGGTCTGACAGGATTCTCGACTTCGGTCATTCGTAGTCTCTTGCAAAAGTTACTAGCCCAACATGGTGTTAAGGGCCTGGATAATTTCGCCTTGACGGTTCTTGTCCTCTTTATCATCATGCCCAACTTTTTCCTGACGGCAGGAGGTGTCTTGTCCTGTGCCTACGCTTTTATCTTGACTATGACAAGTAAAGAAGGGGAGGGGCTCAAGGCTGTTGCCAGAGAAAGTCTAGTCATTTCCTTAGGAATATTGCCCATTCTATCTTTCTATTTTGCAGAATTTCAGCCTTGGTCTATCCTTTTGACCTTTGTCTTTCCCTTTCTTTTTGACTTGATTTTCTTACCACTCTTATCTATCTTGTTTGCCTTTTCTTTTGTCTATCCTGCCGTTCAATTTAACCTTATCTTTGAATGGTTGGAGGGCATAATTCGCTTGGTTTCGCAGATGGCAAGCAGGCCTTTGGTCTTTGGACAACCCAATGCATGGCTATTGATTCTTCTCTTAGTTTCATTAGCCTTGGTCTATGATATGAGAAAAAATATCAAAAGACTAGCAGGGTTTAGTCTCTTTATCGTGGGGCTCTTTTTCTTGACCAAATATCCACTGGAAAATGAAATCACTATGCTGGATGTAGGGCAGGGGGAAAGTATTTTTCTACGGGATGTGACTGGTAAAACCATCCTCATAGATGTGGGAGGCAAGGCAGAATCTGATAAGAAAATCGAATCTTGGCAGAAGAAGGTAACTACTAGCAATGCCCAGAAAACCTTGATTCCTTATCTTAAAAGTCGAGGAGTAGCTAAGATTGACCAGCTGATTTTGACCAACACAGACAAGGAACATGTTGGAGATTTGCTGGAGGTGACCAAGGCTTTCCATGTCGGGGAGATTTTAGTATCAAAAGGAAGTCTGACACAGAAGGAATTTGTAGCAGAACTACAAGCGACTAAAATCAAGGTACGCAGTGTGACAGCAGGGGAGAACTTGCCGATTTTTGGCAGTCAGTTAGAAGTATTATCTCCAAGGGAAATTGGAGAAGCTGATGCCGATGATTCCTTGGTTCTTCATGGAAAACTTTTGGATAAGCACTTTCTCTTTACTGGAAACTTGAAAGGGAAGGGAGAGAAAGAACTTTTAAAGCAATACCCTGACATAGAAGTGGATGTCTTGAAAGCAGGCCAGCATGGTGCTAAAACTTCATCAAATCCAGTTTTCCTAGAAAAACTCAAACCAGAGATCACTCTTATTTCAGTGGGTAAGAACAGTCGTGCCAAGCTCCCCCATCAGGAAACCTTGACACGATTGGAATCCATCAAGAGTAAGATTTACCGAACCGATCAGCAAGGAGCCATTCGCTTTAAAGGATGGAATAGTTGGCGAATGGAAAGTGTTCGTTAG
- a CDS encoding helix-hairpin-helix domain-containing protein → MEVIIEKIKEYKIIVICAGLGLALGGFFLLKPSSQTSVKETNLPAEVAAVSKDSSSEKEVKKEEKEESPEQDLITVDVKGAVKSPGIYDLPVGSRVHDAVQKAGGLTEEADSKSLNLAQKISDEALVYVPTKGEEASQQTASGTTPSTSKEKKVNLNKASLEELKQVKGLGGKRAQDIIDHREANGKFKSVDELKKVSGIGAKTIEKLKDYVTVD, encoded by the coding sequence ATGGAAGTCATTATCGAGAAAATCAAAGAATATAAAATCATTGTCATCTGTGCAGGTTTGGGTTTGGCCTTAGGCGGTTTTTTCCTGCTAAAGCCAAGTTCACAAACATCTGTGAAAGAAACAAATTTGCCGGCTGAAGTTGCAGCCGTTTCAAAGGATTCATCGTCTGAAAAAGAAGTGAAGAAGGAAGAAAAGGAAGAATCTCCTGAACAAGATCTGATCACAGTAGATGTCAAAGGTGCTGTTAAATCGCCGGGGATCTATGATTTGCCAGTAGGGAGTCGGGTCCATGATGCTGTTCAAAAGGCAGGTGGATTGACAGAGGAAGCAGATAGCAAGTCGCTCAATCTAGCTCAGAAAATCAGTGATGAGGCTCTGGTTTACGTTCCTACAAAGGGAGAAGAAGCTAGTCAGCAGACTGCCTCTGGAACGACTCCTTCGACAAGTAAAGAAAAGAAGGTCAACCTAAACAAAGCTAGTCTGGAAGAGCTCAAGCAGGTCAAAGGACTGGGAGGTAAACGAGCCCAGGATATTATCGACCATCGTGAGGCAAATGGTAAGTTCAAGTCTGTAGACGAACTCAAGAAGGTCTCTGGTATTGGCGCAAAGACCATAGAAAAGTTAAAAGACTATGTTACAGTGGATTAA
- a CDS encoding GNAT family N-acetyltransferase, with amino-acid sequence MESIFVKFAQYPSIETERLLLRPVTLNDAEAMFEYASDRENTRYTFPTNQSLEETKNNIAQFYLANPLGRWGIELKSNGKFIGTIDLHKVDPVLKKAAIGYIINKDYWNQGLTTEANRAVIELAFEKIGMNKLTALHDKENPASGKVMQKSGMRFSHAEPYACMDQHEKSRIVTRVHYVLTKEDYFANK; translated from the coding sequence ATGGAATCAATATTTGTGAAATTTGCCCAGTATCCGTCTATAGAAACGGAGCGGTTGTTGCTCCGACCTGTAACCTTGAATGATGCAGAAGCTATGTTTGAATATGCCTCAGACAGAGAAAATACGCGCTACACTTTTCCAACCAATCAAAGCTTGGAAGAAACCAAGAATAACATTGCTCAGTTCTACTTGGCTAATCCCTTGGGACGCTGGGGGATTGAACTAAAAAGCAATGGAAAATTTATTGGAACCATTGACCTACACAAGGTCGACCCTGTCCTTAAAAAGGCTGCAATCGGCTATATTATCAATAAAGACTATTGGAATCAAGGATTGACGACGGAAGCCAATCGAGCTGTGATTGAGCTGGCTTTTGAGAAGATTGGAATGAACAAGTTGACCGCCCTTCACGATAAGGAAAATCCTGCATCTGGCAAGGTCATGCAGAAATCAGGCATGCGCTTTTCCCATGCAGAACCATATGCTTGTATGGATCAACATGAAAAAAGTCGAATCGTCACAAGAGTTCATTATGTCTTGACCAAGGAAGACTATTTTGCAAATAAATAA
- the ald gene encoding alanine dehydrogenase yields MLIGIPKEIKNNENRVALTPAGVHSLVSRGHRVLIETNAGLGSGFTDAVYQKQGAEIVATAAEAWAAELVVKVKEPLASEYGYLRDDLLLFTYLHMAAAPELADAMLAAKTTGIAYETVRDNQGQLPLLVPMSEVAGRMAVQIGAHFLTKQAGGSGVLLGGVPGVPKGKVTIIGGGVVGTHAARIALGLGAQVTILDISAKRLSVLEEVFGNQIQTLMSNSFNIEASVRDADVVIGAVLIPGAKAPKLVTDEMVKQMRPGSVIVDVAVDQGGVIATADRVTTHDEPVYKKHGVLHYAVANIPGAVARTSTIALTNVTLPYIEALAGKGFKKAITEDQGLREGVTTYQGYLTSLPVAQGLDKEHTSIDELV; encoded by the coding sequence ATGTTAATTGGAATTCCAAAAGAAATTAAAAATAATGAAAACCGCGTTGCCCTCACACCTGCTGGTGTCCATAGCTTAGTTTCTCGTGGACATCGTGTCCTCATCGAAACAAATGCTGGTCTCGGTTCAGGATTTACTGATGCAGTCTATCAAAAGCAAGGAGCTGAGATTGTCGCTACTGCTGCTGAAGCCTGGGCTGCCGAATTAGTCGTGAAAGTAAAAGAACCACTAGCTTCTGAATACGGATACTTGCGCGATGATCTTCTCCTCTTCACTTACTTGCACATGGCAGCTGCTCCAGAATTAGCAGATGCTATGTTAGCAGCAAAAACAACAGGAATTGCCTACGAAACTGTTCGTGACAATCAAGGACAACTACCGCTCCTCGTTCCTATGAGTGAGGTTGCTGGTCGTATGGCGGTTCAAATCGGAGCTCACTTCCTTACCAAACAAGCTGGTGGTTCTGGTGTCCTACTTGGTGGTGTACCAGGTGTTCCAAAAGGAAAAGTAACCATTATCGGTGGCGGTGTTGTCGGGACACATGCTGCCCGCATCGCCCTTGGACTTGGTGCTCAAGTGACTATTTTAGATATCAGTGCGAAACGTCTCTCGGTTCTAGAAGAAGTCTTTGGAAACCAAATTCAAACTCTTATGTCTAATTCATTCAACATCGAAGCAAGTGTGAGAGATGCTGATGTGGTGATTGGAGCGGTTCTCATCCCTGGTGCCAAAGCACCGAAATTGGTGACAGATGAGATGGTCAAACAAATGCGTCCAGGCTCCGTCATCGTTGACGTTGCCGTTGACCAAGGCGGTGTTATCGCAACAGCAGATCGTGTGACAACACACGATGAACCCGTCTATAAAAAACACGGTGTACTCCACTATGCTGTTGCCAACATCCCTGGTGCCGTAGCTCGTACTTCTACCATCGCCCTGACCAATGTCACCCTTCCTTACATCGAAGCCTTAGCTGGAAAAGGCTTTAAGAAGGCAATCACTGAAGATCAAGGCTTACGTGAAGGAGTTACAACTTATCAAGGATACTTAACCAGCCTTCCAGTTGCCCAAGGGCTAGATAAAGAGCACACTTCGATTGATGAACTTGTCTAA
- a CDS encoding PhoH family protein produces MKEHSIDIQLSHPDDLFHLFGSNERHLRLMEEELDVVIHARTEIVQVLGEEAACEEARQVIQALMVLVNRGMTVGTPDVVTAINMVKNDEIDKFVALYEEEIIKDNTGKPIRVKTLGQKIYVDSVKQHDVTFGIGPAGTGKTFLAVTLAVTALKRGQVKRIILTRPAVEAGESLGFLPGDLKEKVDPYLRPVYDALYQILGKDQTTRLMEREIIEIAPLAYMRGRTLDDAFVILDEAQNTTIMQMKMFLTRLGFNSKMIVNGDISQIDLPRNVKSGLIDAQEKLKNIHQIDFVHFSAKDVVRHPVVAQIIRAYEPAPIKNEEQNQETE; encoded by the coding sequence TTGAAGGAACATTCAATAGACATTCAACTGAGTCATCCAGATGACCTGTTTCATCTTTTTGGTTCCAATGAACGCCATCTTCGTTTGATGGAAGAAGAGCTTGATGTGGTGATTCATGCTCGTACGGAGATTGTCCAGGTTTTGGGAGAAGAAGCTGCATGTGAAGAAGCCCGTCAGGTTATCCAAGCCTTGATGGTTTTGGTGAATCGTGGGATGACTGTCGGTACGCCAGATGTGGTGACTGCGATTAACATGGTCAAAAACGATGAAATTGACAAGTTTGTCGCCCTTTACGAAGAAGAAATTATCAAGGACAATACAGGCAAGCCTATTCGTGTCAAAACCTTGGGTCAAAAAATTTATGTGGATAGTGTCAAACAGCATGATGTGACCTTTGGAATTGGACCCGCAGGGACAGGGAAGACCTTCCTTGCGGTTACATTGGCAGTGACTGCTCTTAAACGTGGGCAAGTCAAGCGTATTATCCTAACTCGTCCAGCAGTGGAAGCTGGTGAGAGTCTTGGATTTCTTCCGGGTGATCTAAAAGAGAAGGTGGATCCTTACCTTCGACCAGTTTATGATGCCTTGTATCAGATTCTCGGTAAAGACCAAACGACTCGTCTCATGGAGCGTGAAATCATTGAGATTGCTCCTCTTGCTTACATGCGTGGACGGACTTTGGATGATGCCTTTGTCATTCTCGATGAGGCGCAAAACACGACCATCATGCAGATGAAGATGTTCCTGACGCGTTTAGGTTTTAATTCTAAGATGATTGTCAATGGAGATATCAGTCAGATTGACCTACCGCGTAACGTCAAGTCAGGTTTGATTGATGCCCAAGAAAAGCTCAAGAACATTCACCAAATTGATTTTGTTCATTTTTCAGCCAAGGATGTGGTTCGCCATCCAGTTGTCGCTCAAATTATCCGAGCCTATGAGCCAGCTCCAATTAAAAATGAAGAACAGAACCAAGAAACAGAATAG
- a CDS encoding YozE family protein — MRKSFYTWLMTERNPKSNSPKAILADLAFEESAFPKHTDDFDEVSRFLEEHASFSFNLGDFDSIWQEYLEH, encoded by the coding sequence TTGAGAAAATCATTTTACACTTGGCTCATGACTGAGCGCAATCCTAAAAGTAACAGTCCCAAAGCCATCTTGGCAGACCTCGCTTTTGAAGAGTCAGCCTTTCCAAAACACACGGATGATTTTGATGAGGTGAGTCGCTTTTTGGAGGAACATGCCAGTTTCTCTTTCAACCTAGGGGATTTTGACTCTATTTGGCAAGAATACTTAGAACACTAG
- a CDS encoding GrpB family protein, whose amino-acid sequence MIKKLEEMSLEELWQLFPIFLVEHKSEWKDWYESEKANLKKILGENVIKRIEHIGSTAIPNIWAKNIVDILLEVGKIEDLAKVRDLLVKNGWLVMSESPSRISLNKGYTEQGFAEKVFHLHLRLMGDHDEIYFRDYLCQHPDIAQAYQELKLDLWKKFEHNRDAYTAAKSDFINHYVSEAKSRNFQESEKFHQKSLDRRKN is encoded by the coding sequence ATGATAAAGAAACTTGAAGAAATGAGTTTAGAGGAACTCTGGCAACTTTTTCCTATTTTTCTGGTAGAGCATAAATCAGAGTGGAAAGACTGGTATGAATCGGAAAAAGCAAATCTGAAAAAAATACTGGGTGAAAATGTCATTAAAAGAATAGAACATATCGGTAGCACTGCTATCCCTAATATTTGGGCCAAGAACATCGTTGATATTCTATTAGAAGTAGGCAAAATAGAGGATTTAGCAAAGGTCAGGGATCTATTGGTGAAGAATGGTTGGCTAGTGATGTCGGAGAGTCCTAGCAGGATTTCGCTAAATAAAGGCTACACAGAGCAGGGCTTTGCCGAAAAAGTTTTTCATCTACATTTGCGACTGATGGGAGATCATGACGAGATTTATTTTAGAGATTATCTCTGTCAGCATCCAGATATCGCTCAAGCGTATCAGGAATTAAAACTGGATTTGTGGAAAAAATTTGAACACAATCGTGATGCCTATACAGCTGCTAAATCAGATTTTATAAATCACTATGTGTCAGAGGCTAAGTCCAGGAATTTTCAAGAATCAGAAAAGTTTCATCAAAAAAGTCTTGATAGGAGAAAGAATTGA